A part of Candidatus Stoquefichus sp. SB1 genomic DNA contains:
- a CDS encoding ABC transporter permease, with product MRQFLLVVRFELETMMKKKSFILSIVLIALAAFILLSMPRFFDNSKKSDNQEVTNQEKDKVMMIYDEKGIVKDSDLITQAFTQYHITFESDLSVIKNKVEDGSADAGIQIKSPLEFVYYVKNSSLNDETAMRFQSVLQKVYQLNELNHLNYDASKIDQIYQTPAVFETNVLGTDGMNNYFYTYVLIFILYMMILLYGNQIGISVASEKSNRAIEILVTSCSPYAMIFGKVIAGAIAGVIQTVFILGSCLLAYQVNADVWNHVLDPFLNIPVIVLITFGLFGVFGYLLFSFLFGAIGALCSKVEEVNGATMPIQLLIIAVFFISFISMGQPDSVLATVASYVPLTSWMCMFINVALGSVSIIEIIISFVILVLTTIAIGFVGAKLYRRGTLSYGNSMKLSNIMKMIKQKD from the coding sequence ATGAGACAGTTTTTACTTGTTGTACGCTTTGAATTAGAAACAATGATGAAGAAAAAATCTTTTATTCTTTCTATTGTCTTGATTGCTTTGGCAGCTTTTATTCTTCTTTCAATGCCGCGTTTTTTTGATAATTCTAAAAAAAGCGATAATCAGGAAGTCACAAATCAAGAAAAGGATAAAGTGATGATGATTTATGATGAAAAGGGAATAGTTAAAGATTCTGATCTCATTACACAGGCATTTACACAATATCATATTACCTTTGAAAGTGATTTATCAGTTATCAAAAATAAAGTCGAAGATGGTAGTGCTGATGCTGGCATTCAAATCAAATCACCTTTAGAGTTTGTATATTATGTAAAGAATTCATCATTGAATGATGAAACAGCAATGCGTTTTCAATCAGTGCTTCAAAAGGTCTATCAGTTAAATGAACTGAATCATTTAAATTATGATGCTTCAAAAATAGATCAAATCTATCAGACACCAGCAGTTTTTGAAACAAATGTATTAGGTACAGATGGAATGAATAATTATTTCTATACATATGTCCTTATTTTCATTTTATATATGATGATCTTATTGTATGGAAATCAAATTGGTATCAGTGTTGCAAGTGAAAAAAGCAATCGTGCTATTGAAATTTTGGTAACAAGTTGTTCACCTTATGCAATGATTTTTGGAAAAGTGATTGCAGGAGCAATTGCAGGTGTAATTCAAACTGTATTTATATTGGGTTCTTGTTTACTGGCCTATCAGGTGAATGCTGATGTATGGAATCATGTTTTAGATCCATTCTTGAATATTCCAGTGATTGTTTTAATCACATTTGGATTATTTGGTGTATTTGGTTACTTGTTATTTAGTTTTCTATTTGGAGCCATTGGTGCATTATGCTCTAAGGTTGAAGAGGTTAATGGTGCAACAATGCCTATCCAATTATTGATTATTGCAGTGTTCTTTATAAGCTTTATATCAATGGGACAGCCTGATAGTGTCTTAGCAACAGTTGCTAGTTATGTACCATTGACTTCATGGATGTGTATGTTTATTAATGTTGCACTTGGTTCCGTTTCAATAATTGAAATTATCATTTCTTTTGTGATTTTAGTATTAACGACAATTGCTATAGGGTTTGTAGGAGCAAAACTATATCGTCGAGGGACTTTGTCTTATGGTAATTCAATGAAGTTAAGCAATATCATGAAAATGATCAAACAAAAAGATTAA
- a CDS encoding glycoside hydrolase family 2 protein: protein MQLLNAIKTVRLFQEKENLISLWTRWGKSLDKKHILQEYPRPQMKRDNYQMLNGLWDYCFSKTTAFPDAFEGKILVPFSPESQLSQVQRQLQPDEYLWYQTSLNVSPSCNKRCLLHFGAVDQIADVYINQLLIEHHVGGYLPFTIDITDALKEKDNLLTVCVQDLSDTSYHSKGKQRLNRGGMYYTAQSGIWQSVWLEWVPQNYIQDVKIIPDYDHDQIKVSIIWSDIAPSNIQMIVSHQNPVSFIEPHDCYILPIENKQSWSPDHPYLYSLQIKTEHDEVECYFAMRIYTIEKDQNNIPRVCLNHQPIFMNGVLDQGYWPDGLYTAPADEALIYDIQTMKDLGFNMIRKHIKIEPSRWYYHCDRLGMIVWQDMVNGGDPYHTWFITWMPSVLSWTKKHISDKHSYLLSRKNQKGKDEWILECQKTIEHLSHFPCISTWVLFNEAWGQFQTKELTQYIRQLDETRFIDSASGWFDQHCGDFRSEHHYFDKPQIIPDKRAFVISEYGGYACPVASHMSVSKVYGYGAYENLEDFSKAYHELFKQTIAPLIKQGLCGAVYTQVSDIEEEVNGLLTYDREICKLISK from the coding sequence ATGCAATTATTAAATGCTATCAAAACAGTTCGATTATTTCAGGAAAAAGAAAATTTAATTTCTCTTTGGACAAGATGGGGAAAATCGCTTGATAAAAAGCATATATTACAAGAATATCCAAGACCACAAATGAAAAGAGACAATTATCAAATGTTAAATGGTTTATGGGATTATTGCTTTAGCAAAACAACTGCTTTTCCTGATGCTTTTGAAGGAAAAATTCTTGTTCCTTTTTCACCTGAGAGTCAGCTATCACAAGTACAAAGGCAATTACAGCCTGATGAATACCTTTGGTATCAGACATCACTTAACGTATCACCTTCTTGCAATAAACGTTGTTTATTACATTTTGGAGCAGTTGATCAGATTGCTGATGTTTATATTAATCAATTATTAATAGAACATCATGTTGGAGGATATTTGCCTTTTACGATTGATATTACTGATGCCTTAAAAGAAAAAGATAATCTTTTAACAGTCTGTGTTCAAGATTTATCTGATACATCATATCACAGCAAAGGAAAACAACGTTTAAACCGTGGTGGAATGTATTATACTGCACAAAGTGGTATATGGCAAAGTGTCTGGTTAGAATGGGTTCCACAAAATTATATTCAGGACGTAAAAATTATTCCTGATTATGATCATGATCAAATTAAGGTTTCCATAATATGGAGTGATATTGCACCTTCAAATATTCAAATGATAGTCTCTCATCAAAATCCTGTATCTTTCATAGAGCCTCATGATTGTTATATATTACCAATAGAAAATAAACAATCATGGAGTCCTGATCATCCCTACCTTTATTCTTTGCAGATAAAAACAGAGCATGATGAAGTTGAATGTTATTTTGCAATGCGTATATATACAATTGAAAAGGATCAAAATAATATTCCGAGAGTTTGTTTGAATCATCAGCCAATTTTTATGAATGGTGTACTTGATCAAGGTTATTGGCCTGATGGTCTTTACACAGCACCAGCTGATGAAGCCCTTATCTATGATATTCAAACGATGAAAGATTTAGGATTTAATATGATTCGTAAGCATATTAAAATCGAACCATCACGCTGGTATTATCATTGTGATCGTTTAGGAATGATTGTTTGGCAGGATATGGTTAATGGTGGTGATCCTTATCATACTTGGTTTATTACTTGGATGCCTTCTGTATTGAGTTGGACAAAGAAACATATTTCTGATAAACATAGTTATTTGTTATCAAGGAAAAATCAAAAAGGAAAAGATGAATGGATTTTAGAATGTCAAAAAACAATTGAACATTTATCACATTTTCCTTGTATTAGTACATGGGTATTATTTAATGAAGCTTGGGGACAATTTCAAACCAAAGAATTAACCCAATATATTCGTCAGTTGGATGAAACGCGTTTTATAGATTCTGCAAGTGGCTGGTTTGACCAACATTGTGGAGACTTTAGGAGTGAGCATCATTATTTTGATAAACCTCAAATTATCCCAGATAAACGTGCTTTTGTAATTTCTGAATATGGTGGCTATGCCTGTCCAGTTGCGAGTCATATGAGTGTATCAAAAGTCTATGGCTATGGGGCTTATGAAAATCTTGAAGATTTTAGCAAAGCTTATCATGAACTTTTTAAGCAAACAATTGCACCACTTATTAAACAAGGGTTATGTGGAGCTGTCTATACACAAGTAAGTGATATTGAAGAAGAAGTCAATGGATTATTAACTTATGATCGAGAAATATGTAAATTGATTTCTAAATAA
- the polA gene encoding DNA polymerase I — MEELVLIDGNYWLFSSYYATAAMGNLMVNKDGIPTNAVFGFANRLENVIKKNPKGIMVAFDAKGKTFRSDLLEEYKGTRKETPEELKCQFEIAREFLTAHNIPFCELEGYEGDDIIGTLAKKASQQGYQVNIMTGDKDMMQLVDEHVHVYKRNTKTKSDDVITPETFYEKYELQPDQMRDLLGLMGDSADNIPGIPGVGEKTALKLLHEYQTIENLKEHCAEIKGKMGEKIRANIELGIQSKEIATILSDIPLDVTLDDCHYTGYDFEQLKEFYQKYDMNSLLKKMSMESKSPKQTEFHYEVVTKMPPITQDSSLLGAIYDQNYHKSIVLGYALYNKDQAFYISFEDALKDQDFLDYLKNENYSKYSYNIKAQILSARWNGIELKGMDFDLQLASYILNPSLKDEMKYICDYYDYESVQYEEEVFGKLAKKHIPDTDVLARHTVSKAKAIYELKDQAIQKLKDEQQYDLYQNLELPVTYILADMEYVGAKVDIQVLKEMEVDFDQQIKQIEEDIYMLADMEFNIASPKQLGEVLFERLGLPNGKKTKTGYSTSQDILEKIEGLHPIVPLIQKYRMLTKLSSTYVKGLQEQVFPDGKIHTIYNQALTQTGRLSSVEPNLQNIPVRQEEGKLIRKAFIPSHDYLVTFDYSQIELRILAHLAGVRSLIEAFNQNKDIHTHTAALVFKVKDEEVTANMRRQAKAVNFGIIYGMGEFKLSQQIGVSLKEAKEFIRRYFEEYPEIKVYMDQIVEDCKKTGYVSTVLNRKRYIPTINDKNFMIREQARRFAMNSPIQGSGADILKLAMIKVDQLMKDKHLKSEMILQVHDELIFDVYKDELDEMMKLIKSAMVEAFQMDVPLKVDGAYASNWYDFK; from the coding sequence ATGGAAGAATTAGTGTTAATAGATGGAAATTATTGGTTGTTTAGTTCGTATTATGCAACTGCAGCAATGGGAAATTTAATGGTGAATAAAGATGGGATTCCAACCAATGCAGTCTTTGGATTTGCCAATCGCTTAGAAAATGTCATTAAGAAGAATCCTAAAGGGATTATGGTTGCTTTTGATGCAAAAGGAAAAACATTTAGAAGTGATTTATTAGAAGAATATAAAGGAACAAGAAAAGAAACACCTGAAGAATTAAAATGTCAGTTTGAAATTGCTAGAGAATTTTTAACTGCACATAATATCCCATTTTGTGAACTGGAAGGATATGAGGGTGATGATATTATTGGGACATTAGCCAAAAAAGCATCCCAGCAAGGTTATCAAGTGAACATTATGACAGGTGATAAAGATATGATGCAATTGGTAGATGAACATGTTCATGTCTATAAGCGTAATACGAAAACCAAAAGTGATGATGTGATTACACCAGAAACATTTTATGAAAAATATGAGTTACAGCCTGATCAAATGAGAGATTTGTTAGGATTAATGGGTGATAGTGCTGATAATATTCCTGGAATTCCTGGAGTAGGTGAAAAAACAGCTTTAAAATTATTGCATGAATATCAAACAATTGAGAATTTAAAAGAACATTGTGCAGAGATTAAAGGAAAAATGGGTGAAAAGATTAGAGCGAATATTGAACTTGGTATTCAATCTAAAGAAATTGCTACTATCTTAAGCGATATTCCATTAGATGTTACACTTGATGATTGCCATTATACTGGTTATGATTTTGAACAGTTAAAAGAATTTTATCAAAAGTATGATATGAATTCATTACTCAAAAAGATGTCTATGGAATCAAAATCACCAAAACAAACTGAATTTCATTATGAAGTTGTCACAAAGATGCCACCAATTACTCAAGATAGTAGTTTGTTAGGGGCAATTTATGATCAGAATTATCATAAATCTATTGTTTTAGGTTATGCTTTGTATAACAAAGATCAAGCATTTTATATTTCATTTGAAGATGCTTTAAAAGATCAGGATTTTTTAGATTATTTAAAGAATGAAAACTATAGTAAATATAGTTATAACATAAAGGCTCAAATTTTATCAGCAAGATGGAATGGCATTGAATTAAAAGGAATGGATTTTGATTTACAATTGGCTTCATATATTTTAAATCCTAGTCTAAAAGATGAAATGAAATATATTTGTGATTATTATGATTATGAGAGTGTTCAATATGAAGAAGAAGTGTTTGGAAAACTTGCTAAAAAACATATACCTGATACTGATGTATTGGCTAGACACACGGTTTCAAAAGCCAAAGCTATTTATGAACTCAAAGATCAAGCAATTCAAAAACTAAAAGATGAACAGCAATATGATCTTTATCAAAATTTAGAATTGCCAGTGACTTATATATTGGCTGATATGGAATATGTAGGAGCAAAGGTAGATATACAGGTCTTAAAAGAAATGGAAGTAGATTTTGATCAACAGATTAAACAAATTGAAGAAGATATCTATATGTTAGCAGATATGGAGTTTAATATTGCATCTCCTAAACAATTAGGAGAAGTCTTATTTGAAAGATTAGGTTTACCTAATGGCAAAAAGACAAAAACAGGTTATTCAACTTCTCAAGATATTTTAGAAAAGATTGAAGGACTTCATCCGATTGTGCCATTAATTCAAAAATATCGTATGTTAACAAAACTTTCATCAACATATGTCAAAGGATTACAGGAACAAGTGTTTCCAGATGGGAAAATACATACCATTTATAATCAGGCACTGACACAAACAGGGAGATTATCTTCAGTAGAACCAAACTTACAAAATATTCCAGTTCGACAAGAGGAAGGAAAATTGATTCGTAAAGCTTTTATACCAAGCCATGATTATTTGGTCACATTTGATTATTCCCAAATTGAATTGCGTATTTTGGCTCATTTAGCAGGTGTGCGTTCATTGATTGAAGCATTCAATCAAAATAAGGATATCCATACCCATACAGCTGCTTTGGTCTTTAAAGTGAAAGATGAAGAAGTGACTGCGAATATGCGTAGACAAGCGAAGGCAGTTAATTTTGGAATCATTTATGGAATGGGAGAATTTAAGTTATCTCAACAGATCGGAGTCTCTTTAAAAGAAGCGAAAGAATTTATTCGCAGATATTTTGAAGAATATCCAGAGATTAAAGTATATATGGATCAAATTGTTGAAGACTGCAAGAAAACAGGATATGTATCAACAGTTTTAAATCGTAAAAGATATATTCCAACCATCAATGATAAAAACTTTATGATTCGTGAACAGGCAAGGCGTTTTGCGATGAATTCACCGATTCAAGGAAGTGGTGCTGATATTTTAAAACTTGCGATGATTAAAGTGGATCAATTAATGAAGGATAAACATTTAAAATCTGAGATGATTTTACAAGTTCACGATGAATTGATTTTTGATGTTTATAAAGATGAATTAGATGAAATGATGAAATTAATTAAATCAGCCATGGTTGAAGCTTTCCAAATGGATGTTCCCTTAAAAGTTGATGGTGCTTATGCATCCAATTGGTATGATTTTAAGTAG
- a CDS encoding FAD:protein FMN transferase encodes MIVILSGCQKKENYEYMTKRFTGPFDTITTYMSYVLSEDDFNKQCELIEKDLNYYDHLFDKYNSYEDLNNIRTINEFAGKKAIKVDQPLIDLLEISIERNRTISNKVNIAFGSVIDIWHQYREKAESHDGVGEVPTKAELEKANKHTSIESIKIDKKNQTVYIDDANVSLDVGATAKGYAIELIKQDLIEMGVDNFLLSGGGNVASHGERKILKEGEFYLDECQKQFCVGIESPKDGNFSHKADDEDIDNEAVLVVQGESIVTSGDYQRFYKDIHGVKYHHLIDPDTLYPAVHFRSVSIITEDSGLADFLSSAVFLMEYEDGLKLVNSLDGVEAIWLLDDGKIRLSSGLKDNDKLYVIDKDRLK; translated from the coding sequence ATGATAGTGATTTTAAGTGGTTGTCAGAAAAAAGAAAATTATGAATATATGACAAAGAGGTTTACTGGACCTTTTGATACAATTACAACGTATATGTCATATGTTTTAAGTGAAGATGATTTTAATAAGCAGTGTGAGTTGATTGAAAAAGATCTTAACTATTATGATCATTTGTTTGATAAATACAATTCTTATGAAGATCTTAATAATATTAGAACAATCAATGAGTTTGCTGGGAAGAAAGCTATTAAAGTTGATCAACCTTTAATTGATTTGTTAGAAATCAGTATAGAGAGAAATCGTACAATCTCTAATAAAGTGAATATTGCTTTTGGAAGCGTTATTGATATATGGCATCAGTATCGAGAAAAGGCAGAAAGCCATGATGGTGTTGGAGAAGTTCCTACAAAAGCTGAATTAGAGAAAGCCAATAAGCATACGAGTATAGAGAGCATTAAGATTGATAAAAAAAATCAAACGGTGTATATTGATGATGCTAATGTTTCTCTTGATGTAGGAGCAACTGCGAAAGGATATGCAATTGAATTGATTAAACAGGATTTGATTGAAATGGGTGTTGATAATTTCCTTTTAAGTGGTGGTGGTAATGTTGCGAGTCATGGTGAAAGAAAAATATTAAAAGAGGGAGAATTTTATCTTGATGAGTGTCAAAAACAGTTTTGTGTAGGAATTGAATCTCCTAAGGATGGTAATTTTAGTCATAAAGCTGATGATGAAGATATTGATAATGAAGCTGTTTTGGTTGTTCAGGGTGAATCGATTGTCACAAGTGGTGATTATCAGAGATTTTATAAGGATATTCATGGTGTGAAGTATCATCATTTAATTGATCCAGATACACTTTATCCAGCAGTTCATTTTAGAAGTGTAAGTATTATCACTGAGGATAGTGGATTGGCTGATTTTCTAAGTTCTGCAGTTTTCTTAATGGAATATGAAGATGGTTTAAAATTAGTGAACTCATTGGATGGCGTGGAAGCTATTTGGTTATTGGATGATGGGAAAATAAGATTATCTAGTGGTCTTAAAGACAATGATAAACTTTATGTGATTGATAAAGACAGATTGAAATAG
- a CDS encoding TIGR03905 family TSCPD domain-containing protein: MYSYKTKGTCASRIDFEIDDQRKVRSVKFIGGCSGNTQGVAKLVEGMDLDEVVARLEGIRCGMKPTSCPDQLAKALKECE; the protein is encoded by the coding sequence ATGTATAGTTATAAAACAAAAGGGACATGTGCTTCACGTATTGATTTTGAAATTGATGATCAAAGAAAAGTAAGAAGTGTTAAATTTATTGGTGGATGTTCAGGCAATACTCAAGGTGTTGCTAAATTAGTTGAAGGTATGGATTTGGATGAAGTGGTTGCAAGATTAGAAGGAATTCGTTGTGGAATGAAGCCGACGTCTTGTCCTGATCAATTAGCAAAGGCATTAAAGGAATGTGAGTAA
- the dnaE gene encoding DNA polymerase III subunit alpha has protein sequence MFGHLQIYSSYSFQNSTILIKDLIHDASAKHMDALALTDKNNMFGVLEFSEACLKNDIKPIFGMEASVMIENEIYPFILLAIDDIGYFDLVKVCCDINLHEEKCISLENLSLYKDHLYILSGCPEGIVERLIVKEMEDEAVKYLKKFQSLFQDHYYVMIQNHRLKLQQTFNERMISLAKYVQIKIVCSNEVSYLKKQDALAVDLMQASIHGVTLEAKYEPLTQEKYLKTESEMQELFSPEIIEETRRVLTTCRATIPMHDKHLPAYPVPHNGNAYEYLRGLCKMGIQKRFSHQNIPHQYIERLKYELQVIHEMGFDDYFLIVWDYVRFAKVNKIQVGAGRGSAAGSLVAYVLGITNVDPLKYDLLFERFLNPERVSMPDIDVDFQDDRRDEVVQYVVEKYGQEHVAQIVTFNTYGPRVAIKDMGKVMGLPLARLEIIAKMIPTGPKNKKTITTMYQTSAQFQSMINQEPILKKIIGATSVIEHLPRNISTHAAGVILSKQPLRDVIPLVKGPTSTLMSQYSKDYIEDVGLLKMDFLGLKNLTMIDYICKDIQRDTGETVMLNQIPLDDQKTYELISKADTFGVFQLESQGMRNLLRKMKPYCFDDIVAAIALFRPGPMENIPLYLKRRGHNEKVTYPLKELEPVLKSTYGIMIYQEQIMQVAQMMAGFSLGKADILRKAVSKKETALMQSMKEEFLNGCLEKGYQIEKANEVFELIEKFANYGFGKAHSVAYGYVAYQLAYLKANYPLYFFASILSNELSSETTKLHCIQECKTYHVDILPPSVNYSQARFMVEDGHIRYSLLAIKNVGYAGYKAIVEERKNGLFQDIFDFVIRMDESKVSKKMLESLIDAGALDEFGMSRQMIHKNLDSIRDYGSLKNSLGIDEKPVLTVYKDTQEEKLAREKAVLGIYLSMHPIELMKEKLQVAYVNVSSLYEYIDQHVNIVVQLQRVKNITDRKGDEMCFIEGFDETGSVDGVVFASRYKNIGMMLKKGNICLINGRVDMKDKLSFIVDKARVIE, from the coding sequence ATGTTTGGACATTTACAGATTTATAGTTCTTATAGTTTTCAAAATAGTACTATTTTGATTAAAGATTTAATTCATGATGCCAGTGCCAAACATATGGATGCCTTAGCACTGACTGATAAAAATAATATGTTTGGTGTATTAGAATTTAGTGAAGCTTGCTTAAAAAATGACATTAAACCTATTTTTGGAATGGAAGCAAGTGTAATGATTGAAAATGAAATTTATCCATTTATTCTTTTAGCTATTGATGATATTGGATATTTTGATTTGGTCAAGGTATGCTGTGATATTAACCTGCATGAAGAAAAATGTATTTCGCTTGAGAACTTATCTTTATATAAAGATCATCTTTATATTCTTTCTGGTTGTCCTGAGGGAATTGTAGAAAGATTGATTGTGAAAGAAATGGAAGATGAAGCGGTCAAATATTTAAAAAAATTTCAGTCTCTTTTTCAGGATCATTATTATGTTATGATTCAAAATCATCGATTAAAATTACAGCAGACATTTAATGAAAGAATGATTTCACTTGCTAAGTATGTACAAATTAAAATTGTCTGTTCAAATGAAGTCAGTTATCTTAAAAAACAGGATGCTTTAGCAGTTGATTTGATGCAGGCATCTATTCATGGTGTTACATTAGAAGCAAAATATGAACCATTAACGCAAGAAAAGTATTTAAAAACAGAAAGTGAAATGCAAGAACTTTTTTCGCCAGAGATTATTGAAGAAACAAGACGTGTTTTGACAACTTGTCGTGCCACAATTCCAATGCATGATAAACACTTGCCAGCTTATCCTGTACCACACAATGGAAATGCTTATGAATACCTGCGAGGTTTATGTAAAATGGGCATTCAAAAAAGATTTTCTCATCAGAATATTCCTCATCAGTATATTGAAAGGTTGAAATATGAACTGCAAGTGATTCATGAAATGGGATTTGATGATTATTTCTTGATTGTGTGGGATTATGTTCGTTTTGCTAAAGTGAATAAAATTCAAGTAGGGGCAGGAAGAGGAAGTGCTGCCGGAAGTTTGGTGGCTTATGTTTTGGGGATTACCAATGTTGATCCACTCAAATATGATTTGCTGTTTGAACGTTTTTTAAATCCGGAACGTGTTTCTATGCCAGATATTGATGTTGATTTTCAAGACGATCGTCGTGATGAAGTTGTTCAGTATGTGGTTGAAAAATATGGACAGGAACATGTTGCACAAATTGTTACGTTTAATACATATGGACCACGTGTTGCGATTAAAGATATGGGTAAAGTCATGGGGCTTCCTTTGGCGCGTTTAGAAATTATTGCAAAAATGATACCGACGGGGCCGAAGAATAAAAAGACCATTACAACCATGTATCAAACATCAGCACAATTTCAATCAATGATTAATCAGGAACCGATCTTAAAGAAAATTATAGGAGCAACAAGTGTTATCGAACATTTACCTCGTAATATTTCAACACATGCAGCTGGTGTGATTTTATCAAAACAACCATTACGTGATGTGATTCCATTAGTCAAAGGACCAACATCAACATTGATGTCACAATATTCTAAGGATTATATTGAAGATGTGGGTTTATTAAAAATGGATTTTCTTGGTTTAAAGAATTTAACAATGATTGATTATATTTGTAAGGATATTCAACGTGATACTGGTGAAACAGTTATGTTAAATCAAATACCTTTAGATGATCAGAAAACTTATGAACTGATTTCAAAAGCAGATACATTTGGTGTTTTTCAATTAGAGTCTCAAGGAATGCGTAATTTGCTTAGAAAAATGAAACCCTATTGTTTTGATGATATTGTTGCTGCTATTGCTTTATTTAGACCAGGACCAATGGAAAATATTCCACTCTATCTAAAGCGTCGTGGTCATAATGAGAAAGTGACATATCCATTAAAAGAATTAGAGCCTGTTTTAAAATCAACATATGGCATTATGATATATCAGGAACAAATTATGCAAGTTGCTCAAATGATGGCAGGCTTTTCATTAGGAAAAGCAGATATCCTGCGAAAGGCAGTATCTAAAAAAGAGACTGCACTGATGCAATCTATGAAAGAAGAATTTTTAAATGGCTGTCTTGAAAAGGGATATCAAATAGAAAAAGCTAATGAAGTTTTTGAATTAATTGAAAAATTTGCGAATTATGGATTTGGGAAAGCTCATAGTGTGGCTTATGGCTATGTTGCTTATCAGTTAGCTTATTTAAAAGCAAATTATCCACTTTATTTCTTTGCTTCTATTTTATCTAATGAGCTTTCAAGTGAAACAACCAAATTACATTGTATTCAAGAGTGTAAAACATATCATGTTGATATTTTACCGCCTTCTGTGAATTATTCACAGGCGCGCTTTATGGTTGAGGATGGTCATATTCGTTATTCATTATTGGCTATTAAAAATGTTGGTTATGCAGGCTATAAAGCAATTGTTGAAGAAAGAAAAAATGGATTGTTTCAAGATATCTTTGATTTTGTGATAAGAATGGATGAATCAAAAGTTTCTAAAAAAATGTTAGAATCATTAATTGATGCTGGAGCGCTTGATGAATTTGGTATGTCACGACAAATGATTCATAAAAATTTAGATAGTATTAGAGATTATGGAAGTTTAAAGAATAGTTTGGGAATTGATGAAAAACCTGTTTTAACAGTTTATAAAGATACTCAGGAAGAAAAATTAGCAAGAGAAAAAGCTGTTTTGGGTATTTATTTATCAATGCATCCAATTGAACTAATGAAAGAGAAGTTACAAGTCGCATACGTTAATGTCTCTTCTTTATATGAATATATTGACCAGCATGTCAATATTGTTGTTCAATTACAAAGAGTGAAGAATATTACCGATCGTAAAGGTGATGAAATGTGTTTCATCGAAGGATTTGATGAAACAGGAAGTGTAGATGGTGTTGTATTTGCATCACGATATAAAAATATAGGTATGATGTTAAAGAAAGGAAACATTTGTCTTATCAATGGAAGAGTTGATATGAAAGATAAATTATCTTTCATTGTAGATAAGGCAAGAGTGATAGAATAG
- a CDS encoding ABC transporter ATP-binding protein has protein sequence MELKVNNLHKSFDGNEVLHGISFSISSGKALGLLGRNGAGKSTTIRILMDVFKANVGEILIDNQPFCATAYNIGYLPEERGLYPKKKVAEQLIYLAMLRGCSRTQAKVNLKKWLKRLGIAEYENRVLDTLSKGNQQKVQLAQTLMCDPDIIILDEPFSGLDPVNSQILQEVVQEEIQAGKLVIFSSHQMNYVEEFCEDIVILHHGHVVLEGNLKKIKKDFGKNRLVLVAANLTWQDFEQLLLNQCQHLLNIYERQDEKFIVELLENVSKKDVLMALLQHDVDLDVFQVYEASLTDIFVAKAGDEL, from the coding sequence ATGGAATTAAAAGTCAATAACTTACATAAAAGTTTTGATGGAAATGAGGTTCTGCATGGTATTTCATTTTCTATTTCTAGTGGTAAGGCACTTGGGTTATTAGGACGAAATGGTGCTGGAAAATCTACCACAATTCGTATTTTGATGGATGTTTTTAAAGCAAATGTTGGGGAAATTCTAATAGATAATCAGCCATTTTGTGCAACTGCATACAATATTGGTTATTTGCCTGAGGAAAGAGGATTATATCCAAAGAAAAAAGTCGCTGAACAATTGATTTATTTGGCAATGTTACGTGGATGTAGTCGCACGCAGGCAAAAGTGAATCTTAAAAAATGGCTGAAAAGATTAGGGATTGCTGAATATGAAAATCGTGTGTTAGACACCTTAAGTAAAGGGAATCAGCAAAAAGTACAATTAGCCCAAACGCTTATGTGTGATCCTGATATCATTATTTTAGATGAACCATTTTCAGGACTTGATCCAGTTAATTCACAAATTCTTCAAGAAGTTGTTCAAGAAGAAATTCAAGCAGGAAAGTTAGTTATTTTTTCATCTCATCAGATGAACTATGTCGAGGAATTTTGTGAAGATATTGTTATTTTGCATCATGGTCATGTTGTTTTAGAAGGGAATCTGAAAAAAATAAAAAAAGATTTTGGAAAGAATCGTCTTGTTTTGGTAGCTGCCAATTTGACTTGGCAAGATTTTGAACAGTTATTGTTGAATCAATGCCAGCATCTATTAAACATTTATGAACGACAAGATGAAAAGTTTATTGTTGAATTATTAGAAAATGTAAGTAAAAAAGATGTTTTAATGGCATTATTACAGCATGATGTTGATTTAGATGTTTTCCAGGTTTATGAAGCTTCATTAACAGATATTTTTGTGGCAAAGGCAGGTGATGAGTTATGA